AACTAACTGACGCAGAATTTCTTCCTCCTTGATAGGAGTCAATTCACGGGAACGAAGGATGATTGAAAGGTCGTCGATACCTGTTGGCATATGTTCCCAACCAATGTTAAGATCTTCAAGGATTTGAAGAATCTTACGACCGAATCCAACCTCGCGGTTCATGAGGTATTTTGACATGTTGATGCTGACGAATCCAGAATCACCAGCGATCCCAACGACTGGGAATTTATCGCTACTGTGTTTTAGAACGATACGAGTTCCTGGGTGGTCAGGGTTATTGGTGTTTTTGATGACAAGAGGAATTTTTCCGCGGTAGGCAGGTAGAAGGGCTTCATCATGAAGGACTGAAAATCCAGCGTATGCCAACTCACGCATTTCACGGTAGGTTAATTCAGGAATGGAGTGTGGTTGATGGATAATACCAGGGTGGGCAGCAAAGATACCGTCTACGTCTGTAAAGTTTTCATAGAGATCAGCCTTGACTCCAGCTGCGATAATGGAACCAGTAATATCTGAACCTCCACGTGAGAAGGTACAGATTTGATTTTCCTTAGTTACGCCAAAGAAACCAGGGATGACAAGGACTTCGTTGCTATCAGCCAAGCCTTCAATCTTGTCATAACTAGATGGGATGATACGTGCGTTTCCTGGTTCACTTGTGACAATGATTCCAGCTTCTCTTGGGTGAACATAGCGTGCATCGATACCGTTTTGGTTAAAGTAGGCTGCAATGAGTTTGGCATTGTTATTTTCTCCAGCCGCTAGGAAGGTATCATAGAGAAATTCATTGTCTTCTATAGGAAGAGTTACCAAGGCCCGAATGCTTTTAGAAATCTTTTCTAAAACGGCAGGTTTTAGGCCTAGTTCACTAACCATAGCGGCATAACGATCAATGATCCAGCTTTGGCTAGCGTTGATATCATTTCCCGCCACATAGTCGCGATAGTATTTAATCAAGGCATCGGTTACCTTGGTATCTTCAGCATTGCGTTTTCCGGGTGCAGAAACGACTACAAAACGGCGTTCCTTATCACTTTTAACGATGTTTAAAACTTTTTCTAACTGACCAGCAGAGGCAAGCGAACTTCCACCAAATTTTACAACCTTCATAAAGACTCCTCAAGTAAGTATTTTATACGATTATAGCAGAAAGAGGGGCATTTTTCAATGAAGAAAATAGCTCCCTATTACAATAGGAGTAAATGCTAACTTATTCTGAAAAGCGACAACAGTTTAAAAGTAAGAGAGTCAAATTTTATTTACATTCATAAACGGTGGGGAAATAATCAGCTGAGACACTTTCCTTTAGTTTTTCCTTGCCTCTTTATCCCAAAAAAGGTATACTTTGGTAATAAAATAATTTTATCATCATACAAAAGGAGAAGCTATGAATCATATCCTATACCAGATCGTAGATGATCTAGCTATTATTACTTTGAATCGTCCTGAAGTCGCAAATGGTTTCCACATCCCAATGTGTGAGGAAATCTTAGAAGCTTTGACCTTGGCAGAGCAGGAACAAGCTGTACAGTATATCTTGATAAATGCTAATGGGAAGGTCTTTTCAGTGGGGGGAGACCTGGTCGAGATGAAGCGGGCGGTGGATGAGGATGATATCCCTTCACTGACAAAAATCGCAGAATTGGTCAATACAATTTCCTATAAGATCAAGCAAATACCCAAACCTGTTTTGATGGAAGTAGATGGGGCAGTTGCAGGAGCTGCAGCAAATATGGCAGTAGCGGTTGATTTCTGTATAGCAACAGACAAGGCCAAGTTCATTCAGGCCTTTGTCGGGGTTGGGTTGGCTCCCGATGCAGGAGGTATTCATCTCCTAAGTCGTAGTATAGGAGTGACAAGAGCAGCCCAGCTTGCCATGACAGGAGAAGCCTTGACAGCGGAAAAAGCTCTGGAGTGGGGCGTCGTTTATCGAGTCTGTGAGGCAGATAAGTTGGAAAAAACAAGAGACCAGGTTCTAAAAAAACTCAGACGTGGTTCAGCTAATTCCTATGCAGCGATTAAAAAGCTGGTTTGGGAAAGCCAATTTAAGGATTGGCAAGATTATGCCGAATTGGAGTTGAAGCTGCAGGAATCCTTAGCTCAAACCGAAGATTTCAAAGAAGGAGTTCGCGCTCATTCAGAAAGAAGACGACCAAAATTTTCAGGAAAGTAAAAAAATACTTGCACTATCTTTTGAAGTTTGATATACTTTTTCTATCAAATGTTTTGATTGTAAAAGTTTTTTGAGGAGGAGGGAAAAAGTTTGGACTACCAACGAGTAAATGATTATTTAACATCCATTTTTAATAATGTCCTTGTGATTGAGGAGGTTAGCTTACGAGGTAGTCGATTCAAAGATATCTCCATCAAAGAAATGCACACAATCGATGTGATTGGAAAATTCCCTGAGGCAACGCCTAGCAAAGTTTCCAAAGAACTGATGGTAACCTTAGGAACTGTTACGACGAGCTTGAATAACCTAGAAAGAAAGGGTTATATTGAGCGAATTCGTTCCGAACAGGATCGTCGTGTGGTCTATCTACATTTGACAAAGAAAGGTCGTTTAGTCCACCGCCTTCATAAACGTTTCCACAAGGCCATGGTTGAAAAAATTATCGAGGGTATGAGTCCTGAGGAGATGAAAGTTATGGGCAAGGGCTTGACTAACCTTTATCAATTTTTGGAGGATTTGAAATAATGGCTTTTGCTAAAATAAGCCAGGTTGCTCATTATGTACCAGAGCAAGTGGTCACCAATCAAGATTTGGCTCAAATAATGGATACAAGCGATGAGTGGATTTCAAGTCGTACAGGAATTAAACAGAGACATATTTCAAAAACGGAGTCAACGAGTGATTTGGCGACAGAAGTTGCCAAAAGCTTACTGGCTAAGGCGAGTATAGAAGCTGAGCAGATTGACTTTATCATTGTAGCAACAATCACACCTGACTCAATGATGCCTTCTACAGCAGCGCGAGTTCAGGCCAATATTGGTGCTAACAGAGCCTTTGCTTTTGATCTTACAGCTGCTTGCAGTGGTTTTATCTTTGCACTTTCAACTGCTGAAAAGTTTCTGACATCTGGACAGTTTAAAAAAGGGATTGTTATCGGTGCTGAAACCTTGTCTAAGGCGGTTGACTGGTCAGATCGATCTACTGCGGTGCTCTTTGGAGACGGTGCTGGTGGAGTTCTCTTGGAAACAAGTGAGAACCGCCACTTCCTTGCAGAGAGTATGCACAGTGATGGTACTCGAAGCGAGTGCTTAACTTATGGCCAAACGTCCTTGACTTCCCCCTTCTCTAATCAAGAAGCAGTTCCTGCATTTTTGAAAATGGATGGGCGAGCAGTTTTTGATTTTGCGATTCGAGATGTTGCTAGGTCAATCAAGCAGACCATTGACGAAAGTCCAGTGGGAGCATCTGATTTGGACTATCTCTTGCTTCATCAGGCCAATATCCGCATATTGGATAAAATGGCTAAAAAAATCGGTGTTGATCGCGACAAACTTCCAGCCAATATGATGGAGTATGGGAATACCAGTGCGGCAAGCATCCCGATTTTACTATCAGAGTGTGTGGATCAGGGGTTGATCCGTGTAGACGGTAGCCAAACGATTCTTTTATCAGGCTTCGGTGGAGGCTTGACCTGGGGCACGCTCATTCTTACAATCTAGGTAATCATGTGGTGAACACATTGTTATAAATTTTTATATTTTAAAGGAGTCCTATCATGGCAGTATTTGAAAAAGTACAAGAAATTATCGTTGAAGAACTTGGAAAAGATGCATCAGAAGTAACACTTGAATCTACTTTTGATGATTTGGATGCAGACTCATTGGACTTGTTCCAAGTAATCTCAGAAATTGAAGATGCTTTTGATATCCAAATCGAAGCAGAAGATGACTTGAAAACAGTTGGTGACTTGGTTGCCTATGTTGAAGAGAAAACAAAATAAGAACGAATAAGATATAGAAGGAGTTGGGGGAACCCACTCCCTCTTGTTTAGGTAATGGTTTGAGACTCAAATAATATACTAATCGAACTATTACGTAAGCAAGGACTGATGGAGGCACTATGAAAACACGTATTACAGAATTATTGAACATTGATTATCCTATCTTCCAAGGAGGAATGGCCTGGGTCGCTGATGGCGACTTGGCCGGAGCTGTTTCTAAAGCTGGCGGTTTAGGGATTATCGGTGGGGGGAATGCACCTAAAGAGGTCGTAAAGGCTAATATCGATAAAATCAAATCACTTACGGACAAACCTTTTGGTGTTAACATCATGCTCTTGTCACCTTTTGTAGAAGACATCGTTGATCTCGTGATTGAAGAAGGGGTCAAGGTGGTGACAACTGGTGCAGGAAATCCAAGTAAATACATGACTCGTTTCCATGATGCTGGAATTACAGTTATTCCTGTTGTTCCAAGTGTTGCTTTGGCAAAACGCATGGAAAAAATTGGTGCAGATGCAGTTATTGCAGAGGGGATGGAAGCCGGTGGACATATTGGTAAATTAACAACGATGACCTTGGTTCGCCAAGTTGCTGCAGTTGTTTCAATTCCAGTTATCGCAGCTGGAGGAATTGCCGACGGTGAAGGTGTCGCTGCAGGCTTTATGCTTGGTGCAGAGGCTGTTCAAGTTGGTACGCGTTTCGTAGTAGCTAAGGAATCTAACGCCCATCCAAAATACAAGGAAAAAATCTTAAAAGCGCGTGATATCGATACGACTATTTCAGCTCAGCACTTTGGACATGCTGTTCGTGCCATTAAAAATCAGTTGACACGTGACTTTGAGCAGGCTGAAAAAGATGCCTTTAAACAAGAAAATCCGGATTTAGAAATCTTTGAACAAATGGGAGCTGGTGCTCTTGCTAAAGCCGTTGTTCATGGAGATGTAGAAGGTGGATCTGTCATGGCAGGTCAGATCGCTGGTTTGGTCTCTAAAGAAGAAACCGTTGAAGAAATCCTAAAAGATCTATACTATGGCGCTGCCAAGAAAATTCAGGAAGAAGCCTCTCGTTGGGCAGGAGTTGTAAGAAATGACTAAAACAGCCTTTCTATTTGCAGGTCAAGGTGCTCAGTATCTAGGGATGGGACGAGACCTCTATGATCGCTACCCTATCGTCAAGGAAACAATTGACCAAGCCAGTCAGGTTTTGGGTTATGACCTCCGTGACTTGATTGATAAGGAAGAAACCAAGTTAAACCAGACTCGCTATACGCAACCAGCTATTTTAGCGACTTCGGTTGCTATTTACCGACTATTGAAAGAAAAGGGTTACCAGCCAGATATGGTAGCAGGATTGTCTCTTGGGGAATATTCTGCTCTTGTAGCAAGTGGTGCCTTGGACTTTGAGGATGCAGTTGCCTTGGTTGCTAAACGTGGTGCTTATATGGAAGAAGCTGCACCTGCAGGCTCTGGGAAGATGGTTGCCGTTCTTAATACTCCAGTTGAAGTGATTGGGGAAGCTTGTGAAACAGCCTCTAAAGTTGGAGTAGTGACTCCAGCTAACTACAACACCCCAAGCCAAATCGTCATCGGTGGTGAGGTGGCTGCGGTTGACCGCGCAGTTGAACTCTTGCAGGAAGCAGGAGCAAAACGATTGATTCCTTTAAATGTATCTGGTCCTTTCCATACTGCCCTTCTTGAGCCAGCTAGTCAGCAACTAGCTGAAGCTCTTGAGGGAGTGAGTTTCGCTGATTTCACTTGCCCACTAGTTGGCAATACGGAAGCTGCTGTTATGGAAAAAGATCGAATCCAAGAGCTTTTGACGCGTCAGGTCAAAGAACCTGTTCGTTTTTATGAAAGCATTGCTGTGATGCAGGATGCTGGGGTAACCAACTTTATTGAAATTGGTCCTGGTAAGGTCCTATCAGGCTTTGTCAAAAAAATCGATAAAACAGCTCAGCTAGCTAACGTTGAAGACCAAGCAAGCTTGGATGCTTTGTTAGGAAACTAATGATCCCTTCTCCCACAAAATACAACAGGAAACAGGAGAGATAGAATGCAACTTACAAACAAAAATGTCTTTGTAACAGGTTCAAGTCGTGGTATCGGACTTGCCATTGCTCACAAATTTGCCCAACTAGGCGCTAATGTAGTTTTGAATAGTCGCGGAGCAATCTCAGAAGAATTGCTGGCTGAGTTTTCAAACTATGGTGTCAAAGTAGTACCGATTTCAGGTGATGTTTCAGACTTTGCAGATGCCAAGCGTATGGTAGATCAAGCGATTGCAGAACTCGGTTCTGTTGATGTCTTGGTCAACAATGCTGGGATCACTCAAGATACGCTTATGCTCAAGATGACCGAAGAAGACTTTGAAAAAGTGATTAAGATCAACTTGACAGGTGCTTTCAACATGACGCAAGCAGTCTTGAAACAGATGATCAAGGCACGTGAAGGTGCGATTATCAACATGTCTAGTGTGGTCGGTTTGATGGGAAATATCGGACAAGCCAACTATGCAGCTTCTAAAGCAGGTTTGATTGGTTTTACCAAGTCAGTTGCACGTGAAGTTGCCAATCGCAACGTACGCGTAAATGCTCTTGCACCAGGAATGATCGAGTCAGATATGACTGCTGTTTT
This genomic interval from Streptococcus oralis subsp. tigurinus contains the following:
- a CDS encoding aspartate kinase, which encodes MKVVKFGGSSLASAGQLEKVLNIVKSDKERRFVVVSAPGKRNAEDTKVTDALIKYYRDYVAGNDINASQSWIIDRYAAMVSELGLKPAVLEKISKSIRALVTLPIEDNEFLYDTFLAAGENNNAKLIAAYFNQNGIDARYVHPREAGIIVTSEPGNARIIPSSYDKIEGLADSNEVLVIPGFFGVTKENQICTFSRGGSDITGSIIAAGVKADLYENFTDVDGIFAAHPGIIHQPHSIPELTYREMRELAYAGFSVLHDEALLPAYRGKIPLVIKNTNNPDHPGTRIVLKHSSDKFPVVGIAGDSGFVSINMSKYLMNREVGFGRKILQILEDLNIGWEHMPTGIDDLSIILRSRELTPIKEEEILRQLVQKAEVDHAEIEHDLSIIMIVGEKMKSHIGVTATATRALSENKINIQMMSQGSSEVSIMFVVNKEQEKAAIKALYRAFFDESKED
- a CDS encoding enoyl-CoA hydratase, whose product is MNHILYQIVDDLAIITLNRPEVANGFHIPMCEEILEALTLAEQEQAVQYILINANGKVFSVGGDLVEMKRAVDEDDIPSLTKIAELVNTISYKIKQIPKPVLMEVDGAVAGAAANMAVAVDFCIATDKAKFIQAFVGVGLAPDAGGIHLLSRSIGVTRAAQLAMTGEALTAEKALEWGVVYRVCEADKLEKTRDQVLKKLRRGSANSYAAIKKLVWESQFKDWQDYAELELKLQESLAQTEDFKEGVRAHSERRRPKFSGK
- a CDS encoding MarR family winged helix-turn-helix transcriptional regulator — its product is MDYQRVNDYLTSIFNNVLVIEEVSLRGSRFKDISIKEMHTIDVIGKFPEATPSKVSKELMVTLGTVTTSLNNLERKGYIERIRSEQDRRVVYLHLTKKGRLVHRLHKRFHKAMVEKIIEGMSPEEMKVMGKGLTNLYQFLEDLK
- a CDS encoding beta-ketoacyl-ACP synthase III produces the protein MAFAKISQVAHYVPEQVVTNQDLAQIMDTSDEWISSRTGIKQRHISKTESTSDLATEVAKSLLAKASIEAEQIDFIIVATITPDSMMPSTAARVQANIGANRAFAFDLTAACSGFIFALSTAEKFLTSGQFKKGIVIGAETLSKAVDWSDRSTAVLFGDGAGGVLLETSENRHFLAESMHSDGTRSECLTYGQTSLTSPFSNQEAVPAFLKMDGRAVFDFAIRDVARSIKQTIDESPVGASDLDYLLLHQANIRILDKMAKKIGVDRDKLPANMMEYGNTSAASIPILLSECVDQGLIRVDGSQTILLSGFGGGLTWGTLILTI
- a CDS encoding acyl carrier protein, giving the protein MAVFEKVQEIIVEELGKDASEVTLESTFDDLDADSLDLFQVISEIEDAFDIQIEAEDDLKTVGDLVAYVEEKTK
- the fabK gene encoding enoyl-[acyl-carrier-protein] reductase FabK; the protein is MKTRITELLNIDYPIFQGGMAWVADGDLAGAVSKAGGLGIIGGGNAPKEVVKANIDKIKSLTDKPFGVNIMLLSPFVEDIVDLVIEEGVKVVTTGAGNPSKYMTRFHDAGITVIPVVPSVALAKRMEKIGADAVIAEGMEAGGHIGKLTTMTLVRQVAAVVSIPVIAAGGIADGEGVAAGFMLGAEAVQVGTRFVVAKESNAHPKYKEKILKARDIDTTISAQHFGHAVRAIKNQLTRDFEQAEKDAFKQENPDLEIFEQMGAGALAKAVVHGDVEGGSVMAGQIAGLVSKEETVEEILKDLYYGAAKKIQEEASRWAGVVRND
- the fabD gene encoding ACP S-malonyltransferase; this translates as MTKTAFLFAGQGAQYLGMGRDLYDRYPIVKETIDQASQVLGYDLRDLIDKEETKLNQTRYTQPAILATSVAIYRLLKEKGYQPDMVAGLSLGEYSALVASGALDFEDAVALVAKRGAYMEEAAPAGSGKMVAVLNTPVEVIGEACETASKVGVVTPANYNTPSQIVIGGEVAAVDRAVELLQEAGAKRLIPLNVSGPFHTALLEPASQQLAEALEGVSFADFTCPLVGNTEAAVMEKDRIQELLTRQVKEPVRFYESIAVMQDAGVTNFIEIGPGKVLSGFVKKIDKTAQLANVEDQASLDALLGN
- the fabG gene encoding 3-oxoacyl-[acyl-carrier-protein] reductase yields the protein MQLTNKNVFVTGSSRGIGLAIAHKFAQLGANVVLNSRGAISEELLAEFSNYGVKVVPISGDVSDFADAKRMVDQAIAELGSVDVLVNNAGITQDTLMLKMTEEDFEKVIKINLTGAFNMTQAVLKQMIKAREGAIINMSSVVGLMGNIGQANYAASKAGLIGFTKSVAREVANRNVRVNALAPGMIESDMTAVLSDKVKEATLAQIPMKRFGQAEHIADATVFLAQQDYLTGQVLAVDGGLSM